A genomic stretch from Flavobacteriales bacterium includes:
- a CDS encoding type II toxin-antitoxin system ParD family antitoxin produces the protein RLLEERDALQNVRLEALRNDIADGIESLERDSGKSLNIDSIKAKGRQALEAKKR, from the coding sequence GCGACTATTGGAAGAACGTGATGCGCTACAGAATGTCAGGCTTGAAGCATTGCGCAATGATATTGCCGATGGTATTGAATCGCTTGAAAGGGATTCAGGTAAATCACTTAATATTGATAGCATTAAAGCGAAAGGGCGCCAAGCCTTGGAGGCGAAGAAGAGATAA